From the Xenorhabdus ishibashii genome, one window contains:
- the agaW gene encoding PTS N-acetylgalactosamine transporter subunit IIC, producing MLTDALFIALLAGIAGVDLFNGLTHIHRPVVIGPLVGLILGDVQTGLLVGGTLELVWMGLVPLAGAQPPNVVIGGIIGTTFAIMTHADPKVAIGIAVPFSIAVQGCITLLFTVYSPMMHKCDEMVKKLNWRGVEWVNYFGMLILFFFYFIVAFLPIYFGADAASTMVQKAPQWLLDGLAVAGGMMPAIGFSLLMKFMMKKTYVAYFILGFISVTFLNMPIIAVALGAFAIALIDFFNRTRNDNQSVGSQTTTQEMNDGI from the coding sequence ATGCTTACTGACGCATTGTTTATAGCCTTATTGGCAGGGATCGCAGGTGTTGATCTGTTCAACGGATTGACTCACATTCACCGTCCCGTGGTGATTGGTCCTTTGGTTGGCCTGATTTTAGGGGATGTACAGACCGGTCTGCTAGTTGGCGGAACGCTGGAACTGGTCTGGATGGGACTGGTGCCGCTGGCCGGAGCACAGCCGCCTAATGTGGTTATTGGCGGAATAATTGGGACAACGTTTGCGATCATGACCCATGCCGATCCGAAAGTAGCGATAGGGATAGCTGTGCCATTTTCGATAGCCGTACAGGGTTGTATCACACTGCTGTTTACTGTCTATTCGCCTATGATGCACAAGTGCGATGAAATGGTGAAAAAACTGAACTGGCGTGGTGTCGAATGGGTTAACTATTTCGGTATGCTCATTCTGTTCTTTTTCTACTTTATTGTTGCTTTCCTGCCTATCTATTTCGGTGCAGATGCGGCAAGTACAATGGTTCAGAAAGCGCCACAATGGTTACTTGATGGCCTTGCGGTAGCAGGGGGAATGATGCCTGCGATCGGTTTCTCATTACTGATGAAGTTCATGATGAAAAAAACCTATGTGGCTTACTTCATCCTGGGTTTTATTTCTGTGACTTTCCTGAATATGCCGATTATTGCAGTAGCACTCGGCGCATTCGCAATCGCACTGATTGATTTCTTTAATCGTACCCGCAACGACAATCAGAGTGTTGGCTCTCAGACCACCACACAGGAGATGAACGATGGCATTTAA
- the modE gene encoding molybdenum-dependent transcriptional regulator — protein sequence MQAQILLTLKLQQRLFADPRRIKLLKLIKVTGSISQGAKQAGISYKSAWDAINEMNQLADEILVERATGGKGGGGAQLTHYGERLLQLYDLLEKIQQKAFDVLKEDSLPLDSLLAAISRFSLQTSARNQFFGTITGRSHANIQQHVRVLLADGKTSIYAAVTEQSANRLNLVTGKEVLVLIKAPWITLTKDLAPAVSCENILSSQVRHIETGTEYSEIILTLDGGESLCVTLSNQDVARLQLQPHDPVTALFNADKVIIATLC from the coding sequence ATGCAAGCCCAAATATTGTTAACACTGAAATTGCAACAACGTCTGTTCGCTGATCCCCGGCGCATTAAGTTGCTTAAACTCATTAAAGTCACTGGTTCTATTAGCCAAGGTGCAAAACAGGCTGGGATTAGCTACAAGAGTGCCTGGGATGCCATCAATGAAATGAACCAACTCGCCGATGAGATTTTAGTGGAACGCGCAACGGGTGGAAAAGGCGGTGGTGGTGCCCAACTGACCCATTATGGTGAACGTCTGTTGCAACTTTATGACTTATTGGAGAAAATTCAACAAAAAGCGTTTGATGTCCTGAAAGAGGATTCTCTGCCCTTAGACAGCTTGCTCGCGGCTATATCTCGTTTTTCATTACAAACCAGCGCCCGCAATCAATTTTTTGGTACGATCACTGGACGTAGCCACGCCAATATTCAACAACATGTTCGGGTTTTGCTGGCAGATGGTAAAACATCAATCTATGCGGCTGTAACGGAACAAAGTGCCAATCGGCTGAATTTAGTCACCGGAAAAGAAGTGTTGGTATTGATTAAAGCGCCGTGGATAACTTTAACCAAAGATCTGGCTCCTGCTGTTTCATGCGAAAATATCCTGTCCAGCCAGGTTAGACATATTGAAACAGGAACAGAATACAGTGAAATTATTCTGACACTTGATGGCGGTGAGTCCCTTTGTGTTACGTTATCTAACCAAGACGTGGCGCGTTTGCAGCTCCAGCCCCACGATCCTGTTACGGCTCTTTTCAATGCCGACAAGGTGATTATTGCCACCTTATGTTAA
- the agaV gene encoding PTS N-acetylgalactosamine transporter subunit IIB: MSAPNILMTRIDNRLIHGQVGVTWTNSLDANLVVVANDEAAADPVAQSLMDMVVSDGVQTRYFTLQKTIDVIHKAADRQKIFIVCKTPQDVLTLVKGGVPIKFVNVGNMHFSEGKKQIHKTVSVDDADVNAFRELDKLGVICEIRRVPDETGEVVSKLIS, encoded by the coding sequence ATGTCTGCCCCAAACATATTAATGACCCGAATCGATAATCGTTTGATTCATGGTCAGGTTGGCGTGACCTGGACAAATTCACTGGATGCGAATTTGGTTGTGGTGGCAAATGATGAAGCAGCCGCTGACCCTGTTGCCCAATCTTTAATGGATATGGTGGTCTCTGACGGTGTGCAAACCCGCTATTTCACATTGCAGAAAACAATCGATGTAATCCATAAAGCGGCGGACAGGCAGAAAATTTTTATTGTCTGCAAAACACCTCAGGATGTACTGACTCTGGTTAAAGGAGGTGTTCCTATCAAGTTTGTCAATGTCGGAAATATGCATTTCTCGGAAGGAAAAAAACAGATCCACAAAACGGTCTCTGTTGATGATGCTGATGTCAATGCATTCCGTGAGCTGGATAAATTGGGCGTCATTTGCGAAATCCGTCGGGTGCCGGATGAAACGGGTGAAGTCGTCTCTAAGCTGATTAGCTGA
- a CDS encoding PTS system mannose/fructose/sorbose family transporter subunit IID, whose translation MAFNDSDEALAAKAEQKVAHAIATSQVDRDDYIDSESSPELTNRDINVMALRSLLLQASFNYERMQAGGWLYTLIPALRKIHKNPQDLSNSMKMHMEFINVHPFDVTFLSGLVLAMERSKEKVSTIRAVKVALMGPLGGIGDALFWLTLLPICAGIGASLALQGSLFGPIIFLLMFNIVHFALRFGLAHYGYRTGIKAIAMLKAHTKNISHAASIVGMTVIGALVASYVHLSTPLVLKAGEAKLALQTDVLDKVMPNLLPLAFTLLVYWLMKKGASPVKLIGITVVFGLVGKLVGFL comes from the coding sequence ATGGCATTTAATGACTCAGATGAAGCGCTGGCGGCAAAAGCGGAACAGAAAGTGGCTCATGCCATAGCAACCAGCCAGGTTGATCGGGATGACTATATTGATAGTGAGTCCAGTCCCGAACTGACAAACCGCGATATTAACGTAATGGCGCTGCGCTCACTACTATTACAGGCATCGTTTAACTATGAACGTATGCAGGCAGGGGGTTGGCTATATACCCTGATACCCGCACTGCGTAAGATCCATAAAAACCCACAGGACTTATCCAACTCCATGAAAATGCATATGGAGTTTATCAATGTCCATCCCTTTGACGTCACTTTTTTGTCTGGGCTTGTACTGGCGATGGAAAGGAGCAAAGAGAAGGTGTCTACCATCCGTGCTGTGAAAGTTGCATTGATGGGACCTTTAGGCGGAATTGGTGATGCTTTATTCTGGTTAACACTACTACCTATTTGTGCCGGTATTGGTGCCTCTCTGGCACTACAGGGCAGTTTATTCGGACCCATTATTTTTTTGCTGATGTTCAACATCGTACATTTTGCCCTGCGTTTCGGACTCGCGCATTACGGTTACCGGACGGGAATCAAAGCGATTGCTATGCTAAAAGCGCACACCAAGAACATCTCTCATGCGGCATCAATTGTCGGTATGACAGTAATAGGTGCGCTGGTGGCTTCCTACGTTCATCTTTCCACCCCGTTAGTTTTAAAAGCTGGTGAGGCAAAGCTCGCTCTACAGACGGATGTACTGGATAAAGTGATGCCTAATTTGCTGCCTCTGGCTTTTACTTTGTTGGTTTACTGGCTGATGAAGAAGGGAGCATCACCTGTGAAATTGATTGGTATCACAGTGGTATTCGGGCTTGTTGGTAAGTTAGTCGGTTTTCTATAA
- a CDS encoding SIS domain-containing protein, which translates to MRTILSYSQSWLEKHNALFTAEEIVHQPRLWRELYRELESSAVQWQPFLSSLLVKPDLQIILCGAGSSAFVGKAMAPWLREHCGLNVCAYASTDIVPAPWQYLEKQRPTLLVSYARSGNSPESVGAIELVDQLADDVYHLILTCNPDGALAHYAKVKHAEGKNNACSLIMPKGSHDRSFAMTSSFSCMMLATLLLLGKLDFARAGKLVEKMATLCEKCFSEWLPLVQKVSQSGFSRMVALGSGCFTGIAEEGALKMLELTAGKVATRFDSTLGVRHGPKFMIDENTLVVVMLSAETYCRRYDIDLLNELKHDERAKQIIPLSSLPLSGAVELNGELSDIWLMFPYLIFFQLLAFNTSLSHNLSPDNPCPTGEVNRVVKGVQLYPYQ; encoded by the coding sequence ATGAGGACAATACTGTCATATTCACAATCATGGCTGGAAAAGCACAATGCACTTTTTACCGCAGAGGAGATAGTCCATCAACCTCGTTTATGGCGTGAACTCTATCGTGAACTAGAGTCCAGCGCGGTACAGTGGCAGCCTTTTTTGTCTTCCTTGTTAGTTAAGCCTGATTTACAGATTATCCTCTGTGGTGCCGGTTCTTCCGCTTTTGTCGGTAAGGCGATGGCTCCGTGGTTACGTGAACATTGTGGGTTGAATGTCTGTGCCTATGCGTCAACGGATATTGTGCCGGCACCGTGGCAGTATCTTGAAAAACAGCGGCCGACCTTACTGGTTTCCTATGCTCGTTCTGGTAACAGCCCTGAAAGTGTTGGTGCAATTGAGCTGGTGGATCAGTTGGCAGATGATGTTTATCACTTGATACTGACCTGTAATCCCGATGGTGCGCTTGCCCATTATGCAAAGGTCAAGCACGCAGAGGGCAAAAACAATGCCTGTTCGCTGATTATGCCTAAAGGTTCTCATGATCGTAGCTTTGCAATGACATCCAGCTTTAGTTGCATGATGTTGGCGACATTGCTACTGCTTGGCAAACTGGATTTTGCACGAGCCGGTAAGTTAGTCGAAAAGATGGCAACTCTTTGTGAAAAGTGTTTTTCAGAGTGGCTACCGCTGGTTCAGAAAGTATCACAGTCCGGTTTCAGCAGAATGGTAGCATTGGGTTCCGGCTGTTTTACCGGTATCGCGGAAGAAGGTGCCCTGAAGATGCTCGAACTGACAGCCGGTAAAGTGGCAACCCGTTTTGACTCTACACTCGGTGTACGTCACGGGCCTAAATTCATGATCGATGAAAATACCTTAGTTGTCGTGATGCTGTCGGCTGAAACGTATTGCCGCCGTTATGATATCGATCTGCTCAATGAACTGAAACATGATGAACGGGCAAAACAGATTATTCCGCTTAGCAGCCTGCCATTATCGGGAGCAGTTGAACTAAATGGCGAACTTTCTGATATTTGGCTAATGTTTCCATATCTTATCTTTTTCCAGTTGTTGGCCTTCAATACTTCGTTGTCACATAACTTATCACCCGATAATCCTTGCCCGACAGGGGAAGTTAATCGGGTTGTAAAAGGTGTCCAATTATACCCTTACCAATAG
- a CDS encoding AcrZ family multidrug efflux pump-associated protein: MFELLKSMGFALIMVPVVMAAILALIYVLGGLFNRISKTENTSQ; the protein is encoded by the coding sequence ATGTTTGAATTGCTTAAAAGTATGGGGTTTGCACTGATCATGGTTCCCGTAGTGATGGCTGCTATTTTGGCATTGATTTACGTGCTTGGGGGATTATTCAATAGGATCTCCAAAACAGAAAATACCAGTCAATAG
- the agaF gene encoding PTS galactosamine/N-acetylgalactosamine transporter subunit IIA — protein sequence MLGVVITGHGGFASGLLQAVEQVIGPQMQCVAVDFPEGMCTETLKKALEAACCQCDQGEGLVFLTDLLGGSPFRQAAQMALNHPAYQVITGTNMQMAAEMMLERDGMTATEFRDMALECGHRGLTSLWHEQQRERQASQGIDGI from the coding sequence ATGTTAGGTGTAGTGATAACCGGACATGGCGGTTTTGCCAGCGGTTTGTTGCAGGCAGTAGAGCAGGTTATTGGCCCGCAAATGCAGTGCGTAGCGGTGGATTTTCCAGAAGGCATGTGTACTGAGACACTGAAAAAAGCACTGGAAGCTGCGTGCTGCCAATGTGATCAGGGTGAAGGGTTGGTTTTTCTCACTGACTTACTCGGCGGCTCTCCGTTCAGACAGGCTGCGCAGATGGCATTAAATCATCCTGCATATCAGGTCATTACTGGCACCAATATGCAAATGGCTGCGGAAATGATGCTTGAGCGTGATGGTATGACAGCCACTGAGTTTCGTGACATGGCACTGGAATGCGGACATCGTGGGCTGACTAGCCTGTGGCATGAGCAGCAGCGTGAAAGACAGGCATCACAGGGTATTGATGGTATCTGA
- a CDS encoding D-tagatose-bisphosphate aldolase, class II, non-catalytic subunit: MQPLLQLIRRHKSGENVGIYSVCSAHPWVLESAIRLAKERNSSVLIEATSNQVNQFGGYTGMQPADFRAMVWKIADKIELSRERVWLGGDHLGPNAWQNRSAQEAMQLSETLIYDYVAAGFKKIHLDCSMPCADDAVPLSDEIVASRAAKLCQVAERSWSEHGGERPVYVIGTEVPVPGGARESMEGMQITSPQAAETTLKVHQHAWQEHGLADVWPRVIGLVVQPGVEFDHHHVEHYNSAKAQTLSQFIETVPHLVYEAHSTDYQTPRAYRELVRDHFAILKVGPALTFALREGLFALDKLDREWNGELNAAHLHSTLEQIMYEQPQHWSPYYKGSAHQRYIDRQYSLSDRIRYYWAEPEAETAVSKLLNNLRTNPIPLSMLSQYLPEQAKAVKEGRLEHDPKVWVMDKVRSVLLQYALACEELNEGAVA, from the coding sequence ATGCAGCCACTATTACAGTTGATCCGTCGCCACAAATCAGGCGAGAACGTTGGGATTTACTCTGTTTGTTCGGCTCATCCTTGGGTGCTGGAAAGTGCAATTCGCCTTGCCAAAGAGCGAAATTCCTCGGTACTTATTGAAGCAACTTCTAATCAAGTTAATCAGTTCGGTGGATATACCGGAATGCAACCGGCAGATTTCCGTGCAATGGTCTGGAAAATTGCTGACAAAATAGAGCTTTCCCGCGAAAGAGTCTGGCTCGGTGGTGATCATCTGGGACCTAATGCATGGCAAAACCGTAGTGCACAAGAGGCTATGCAGCTCTCTGAAACACTGATTTACGATTATGTTGCGGCAGGTTTCAAGAAAATTCACCTCGATTGTTCAATGCCCTGTGCTGATGATGCGGTACCGCTTAGTGATGAAATCGTGGCATCCCGTGCAGCGAAGTTGTGTCAGGTTGCCGAGCGCAGTTGGAGCGAGCATGGTGGTGAACGACCTGTTTATGTGATTGGCACTGAAGTTCCTGTACCGGGAGGTGCCAGGGAGTCAATGGAAGGGATGCAGATCACTTCACCTCAGGCAGCAGAAACGACGCTGAAAGTTCATCAACACGCGTGGCAAGAACACGGTTTAGCGGATGTCTGGCCGCGGGTTATTGGCTTGGTGGTTCAGCCTGGCGTCGAGTTTGATCATCATCATGTTGAACATTACAACTCAGCGAAAGCACAAACATTAAGCCAGTTTATCGAAACTGTCCCCCATTTGGTCTATGAAGCTCATTCTACAGATTATCAGACTCCGCGTGCTTACCGTGAATTGGTGCGTGACCACTTTGCCATTCTAAAGGTAGGGCCTGCGCTGACGTTTGCCCTGCGTGAGGGGTTGTTTGCTCTCGATAAGCTAGACCGTGAATGGAATGGTGAGCTGAATGCAGCTCACCTGCACAGTACGCTGGAGCAAATCATGTATGAACAGCCTCAGCATTGGAGTCCTTATTACAAAGGCAGTGCGCATCAGCGATATATCGACCGCCAATATAGTCTTAGTGACCGCATCCGTTACTATTGGGCAGAGCCAGAGGCAGAAACAGCAGTCAGTAAGCTTTTGAATAACCTGCGTACTAATCCAATACCTCTGTCGATGCTGAGCCAATATTTGCCTGAACAGGCCAAAGCTGTAAAAGAAGGGCGTCTGGAACATGATCCGAAAGTGTGGGTGATGGATAAAGTAAGAAGCGTTTTGCTTCAGTACGCGCTAGCGTGCGAAGAACTGAATGAAGGGGCTGTGGCATGA
- a CDS encoding tagatose bisphosphate family class II aldolase, producing the protein MYLISNREMLKKAQRGGYAVPAFNVHNLETVQVVVETAAALSSPVILAGTPGTFTYAGLEYMVSICREAAHINHLPVALHLDHHEEYDDICHKVQSGIRSVMIDGSHLPFEQNIEVVSRVVRFCQNYDVSVEAELGRLGGQEDDLAVDSKDSFYTDPIVAKEYVARTGIDSLAVAIGSAHGLYHGEPHLDFDRLAAIRQQVDIPLVLHGASGIPEEMVRRAINFGICKVNVATDLKIAFADAVKAYFAEHPDANDPRKYITPGKEAMRKVVETKIRICGSAGMM; encoded by the coding sequence ATGTATCTGATTTCTAACCGGGAAATGCTGAAAAAAGCGCAGCGGGGCGGATATGCTGTACCTGCCTTTAATGTCCATAACCTTGAAACAGTGCAGGTGGTGGTAGAAACCGCCGCCGCACTGTCATCACCGGTGATATTGGCGGGAACACCCGGCACCTTTACCTACGCAGGGTTGGAATATATGGTGTCTATCTGTCGTGAAGCGGCGCATATTAACCATCTGCCGGTAGCACTGCATCTGGATCACCATGAAGAGTATGATGATATCTGTCATAAGGTGCAGTCCGGTATCCGTTCTGTAATGATTGATGGTTCACATTTGCCTTTTGAGCAAAATATCGAGGTGGTATCCCGTGTGGTTCGGTTTTGTCAGAACTACGATGTTAGTGTTGAGGCAGAATTAGGCAGGCTCGGTGGGCAGGAGGATGACTTAGCTGTTGATAGCAAAGATAGCTTCTATACTGATCCTATAGTTGCGAAAGAGTATGTTGCCCGTACAGGTATTGATTCACTGGCGGTTGCGATAGGTTCAGCGCATGGCCTATATCACGGAGAGCCACACCTCGATTTTGATCGTCTGGCCGCTATCAGGCAGCAGGTTGATATTCCTCTGGTACTGCATGGCGCATCGGGTATTCCTGAAGAGATGGTTCGGCGTGCGATTAATTTCGGGATCTGTAAGGTGAATGTGGCGACAGATCTGAAAATTGCTTTTGCTGACGCGGTTAAAGCGTACTTTGCTGAACACCCGGATGCAAACGATCCGCGCAAATATATCACACCGGGTAAAGAGGCAATGCGCAAGGTGGTTGAAACTAAAATTCGCATTTGCGGTAGCGCAGGAATGATGTAA